From Woronichinia naegeliana WA131, the proteins below share one genomic window:
- a CDS encoding transposase produces MFLPEQNELSLFFVSSKLTADCIGDILESWWESVKHRFSHIEKLVINQDNGPENHSRRSQFMRRMIDFTESSKLDIQLAYYPPYHSKYNPIERCFGWLEKHWNGSLLDTVETVLNFAKTLTFRGQNPVVKLIEKVYETGVKLSKAGMEKVEARINRLPSLKKWFVEIFAKPL; encoded by the coding sequence ATTTTTCTACCTGAACAGAATGAATTATCTTTATTTTTTGTGTCGTCCAAATTAACAGCAGATTGCATTGGTGACATATTAGAAAGTTGGTGGGAAAGTGTAAAGCATCGCTTTAGTCATATTGAGAAATTGGTGATAAATCAGGATAATGGACCTGAAAATCATTCGCGTCGTAGTCAATTCATGCGGCGTATGATTGATTTTACAGAATCGTCAAAGCTAGATATACAATTGGCTTATTATCCGCCGTATCACAGCAAGTATAATCCGATAGAGCGTTGTTTTGGTTGGTTAGAAAAACATTGGAATGGGAGTTTACTGGATACGGTTGAAACCGTGCTTAATTTTGCTAAAACGCTAACATTCAGGGGTCAAAATCCTGTAGTGAAACTGATAGAAAAAGTTTATGAGACAGGAGTGAAGCTGAGCAAGGCTGGGATGGAAAAGGTTGAAGCACGGATTAATCGCCTTCCTAGCCTCAAAAAATGGTTTGTGGAAATCTTTGCCAAACCGCTATAA
- a CDS encoding IS630 family transposase has translation MKFICDLSWDTKKMLERIYKQSKHHQTRQRAKCLLLSLKGTPIKELMKIFEVTRKTIYNWFSSWEENKLLGLYDRAGRGRKPKLTKEQEKQVKEWVKEDPKNLKNVQIKIEKEWDYKISKDTIKRIKRTIKKFDMRWKRMKRGLSKSAAAWELEVKLPKIKELKEQDEKGEIDLRYFDEAGWGMRACIPYGWQEKDEPVILKDVEGKRINVIGVMNVRNELYYEQHEKNINSEMIISFIDKFSEKKTVLLMDQATIHTSDKVMEKIEEWKEKNLEIFWLPAYSPKLNLIEILWKFIKYEWVEVSAYESKKSLRNYLTKVLEGFGTEYVINFA, from the coding sequence ATGAAGTTTATTTGTGATTTAAGTTGGGACACAAAGAAAATGCTAGAACGCATTTACAAGCAAAGTAAGCATCATCAAACAAGACAACGTGCAAAGTGCCTTCTATTGAGCTTAAAAGGAACGCCAATAAAAGAGCTAATGAAAATATTTGAAGTAACAAGAAAGACAATTTACAATTGGTTTAGTTCTTGGGAAGAAAATAAATTGTTAGGGCTGTATGATCGTGCGGGTCGAGGCAGAAAGCCAAAGTTAACAAAAGAACAAGAAAAACAAGTAAAAGAGTGGGTAAAAGAGGATCCTAAAAATCTAAAGAATGTCCAAATTAAAATAGAGAAAGAATGGGACTATAAAATCAGTAAAGATACAATTAAAAGAATTAAAAGAACTATAAAAAAGTTTGATATGAGATGGAAAAGAATGAAGAGGGGTCTGAGCAAAAGTGCTGCGGCATGGGAGTTAGAGGTGAAATTACCTAAAATAAAAGAGCTAAAAGAACAAGATGAAAAAGGAGAAATTGATCTGAGATACTTTGATGAAGCAGGCTGGGGAATGAGAGCCTGTATTCCTTATGGGTGGCAAGAAAAAGATGAGCCAGTAATATTAAAAGATGTAGAAGGAAAAAGAATTAATGTAATAGGTGTAATGAACGTAAGAAATGAGTTATATTATGAGCAGCATGAAAAAAATATTAACAGTGAAATGATAATTAGTTTTATTGATAAATTTAGTGAAAAGAAAACAGTATTGTTGATGGATCAAGCAACAATACACACAAGTGACAAAGTAATGGAAAAAATAGAAGAGTGGAAAGAGAAAAATCTAGAAATATTTTGGTTGCCAGCTTATTCACCAAAGTTAAATTTAATTGAAATACTATGGAAATTCATAAAATATGAATGGGTAGAAGTAAGTGCGTATGAAAGCAAAAAGAGTTTACGCAATTACCTCACAAAAGTGCTTGAAGGCTTCGGGACTGAGTATGTAATTAATTTTGCATGA
- a CDS encoding IS1 family transposase, translating into MSILKKSSMKILNDVGLCQEKEDALFKKNCPHCYSENVKIHSHYQTKGNGERKMFICQECSSCFAETYGSVIAGLETPLSEIVKVLKARMEGIGLNAAARAFGYAKTTILNWEKKLSGLQETLFLYALVNEFVKLVIEGDELYTKVGKNKEASASEGWTIVLMDRASRFIWHLKCGRKEQKLFLEAMMTVAELFERSAESLQLFTDGEKRYSQLLFNICHEVLRTGKRGRPTKVLPKGLVVRLKNKSSKRRDSEGKLKKVETPKPEHPETTEKPEEKDVHANHVEAFNSAIRRYLAAFRRRTNTYAKSVVGLQRVLDIFWMVHNFVRSHFTTKKVPAVALGIIEKGLTWEDLLQIRLIS; encoded by the coding sequence ATGTCAATATTAAAGAAAAGCTCTATGAAAATCCTGAATGATGTTGGCTTGTGCCAAGAGAAAGAGGATGCCTTATTCAAGAAAAACTGTCCTCATTGCTATAGTGAAAACGTAAAAATACATTCTCATTATCAAACGAAAGGTAACGGGGAACGTAAAATGTTCATTTGTCAAGAATGTAGTTCTTGTTTTGCTGAGACTTATGGTAGCGTAATCGCTGGCTTAGAAACCCCATTAAGTGAAATTGTAAAAGTATTAAAAGCCAGAATGGAAGGAATAGGATTAAATGCAGCAGCCCGAGCATTCGGCTACGCGAAAACAACAATATTGAATTGGGAAAAGAAATTATCAGGATTACAAGAGACATTATTTTTATACGCCTTAGTGAATGAATTTGTTAAATTAGTAATAGAAGGGGATGAACTATACACAAAAGTTGGAAAAAATAAAGAAGCAAGTGCCTCTGAGGGGTGGACAATCGTTCTCATGGACAGGGCAAGCCGCTTTATTTGGCATTTAAAATGTGGTCGAAAAGAGCAGAAATTATTTCTAGAAGCAATGATGACGGTAGCGGAATTATTTGAAAGGAGTGCAGAATCTCTCCAGTTATTTACAGATGGAGAAAAGCGATATAGTCAACTGCTATTTAATATTTGTCACGAAGTATTAAGGACTGGAAAGCGAGGTCGTCCCACCAAAGTATTACCGAAGGGTCTTGTAGTAAGACTAAAAAATAAGAGTAGTAAACGTCGAGATTCTGAGGGTAAACTAAAGAAAGTAGAAACTCCGAAACCAGAACATCCAGAGACAACAGAAAAACCAGAAGAAAAGGACGTCCATGCCAACCACGTTGAGGCATTTAATAGTGCTATCCGACGCTATTTAGCCGCCTTTCGTCGTCGTACAAATACTTATGCTAAATCTGTTGTGGGATTACAGCGAGTCCTAGATATTTTCTGGATGGTTCATAACTTTGTTCGCAGCCATTTTACGACGAAAAAAGTTCCTGCTGTAGCTCTCGGTATAATTGAAAAAGGGTTAACTTGGGAGGACTTACTCCAAATTCGCCTGATTTCTTGA